A genomic segment from Dechloromonas denitrificans encodes:
- a CDS encoding putative bifunctional diguanylate cyclase/phosphodiesterase, giving the protein MTTTSAKSTGYLDLFAFGLDTDALRSISVLDDIWRDAVLQALPERDNDPVLKEFIEVSSGLVLFLADPDWQKYWLAAWHKQASRGFRLTELMTFFYRAVEICEHRILGTDRLVARLNVDLFSLLRRSVLAAVSATVELDEEARLAESGIPGELAALQYLHQALKQGLPVSLLSVSLINRNAFAHLSAGELQTLPALFAERLAHRLRPQDLVFSGREGEWLLVFPGVSSMVQPSLAGAHIQQSFAEPIRLISGRSIALDVAMGAAMGPEHGADADALVQAARLARWDLARTRQGFGWYHRDLHCDWQQHDELAAELKLALHQESFQFYLQPQVDINSGVCFGAEMLLRWQRENGEWVAPPLILELLEENGWRQMFTDSLIRHALRSSAELEAAGVPVRLSLNLTAADMVDTDLPDMIAQRLETWQIPGDRFMIELTESAMMADQIRCLSVMERLSDLGIGLALDDFGTGYSSLSYLVNLPFREIKIDRSFITAMARSPDSLRVVRTIIDLTHDLDMVPLAEGVEDPAQLEQLRSLGCDQVQGYLYARPMPLAEFIQWMQARPA; this is encoded by the coding sequence ATGACTACTACCTCGGCTAAAAGCACCGGTTATCTCGATCTCTTTGCCTTCGGTCTTGATACCGATGCCTTGCGCTCCATTTCGGTCCTCGATGACATCTGGCGCGACGCGGTGCTCCAGGCGCTGCCTGAACGCGATAATGACCCGGTTCTCAAGGAATTTATCGAAGTTTCTTCCGGCCTGGTACTTTTTCTGGCCGATCCGGACTGGCAGAAGTACTGGCTTGCTGCCTGGCACAAGCAGGCAAGCCGGGGATTCCGCCTGACCGAATTGATGACCTTTTTCTACCGGGCCGTCGAGATTTGCGAGCACCGGATCCTGGGCACGGATCGCCTTGTGGCCCGGCTCAATGTTGACCTGTTCTCACTCCTCCGGCGCAGCGTGCTGGCGGCTGTCAGCGCCACCGTCGAGCTGGATGAGGAGGCTCGACTGGCCGAAAGCGGCATTCCCGGAGAACTGGCCGCGCTGCAATACCTGCATCAGGCATTGAAGCAGGGGTTGCCGGTGTCGCTGCTCTCGGTCTCGCTGATCAACAGGAATGCCTTCGCCCATCTGTCGGCCGGTGAATTGCAGACTTTGCCGGCTTTGTTTGCCGAGCGTCTGGCCCATCGCCTACGTCCTCAGGATCTGGTTTTTTCCGGGCGTGAAGGAGAGTGGCTGCTGGTTTTTCCTGGGGTTTCGTCGATGGTCCAGCCGAGCCTGGCCGGGGCTCACATCCAGCAAAGCTTTGCCGAACCGATCCGTTTGATCAGTGGCCGCAGCATCGCGCTGGATGTTGCGATGGGGGCAGCCATGGGGCCCGAACACGGAGCCGATGCCGATGCCCTGGTCCAGGCGGCCCGCCTGGCTCGCTGGGATCTGGCGCGAACCCGGCAGGGATTCGGCTGGTATCACCGGGACCTGCATTGTGACTGGCAGCAGCATGATGAACTGGCGGCTGAACTGAAGCTGGCACTGCATCAGGAAAGCTTCCAGTTTTACCTGCAGCCCCAGGTAGATATCAATAGCGGCGTTTGCTTCGGTGCAGAAATGCTGTTGCGCTGGCAGCGAGAGAACGGCGAGTGGGTCGCTCCGCCGCTTATTCTTGAATTGCTCGAAGAAAACGGCTGGCGGCAGATGTTTACCGACAGCCTGATTCGCCATGCCTTGCGCAGTTCGGCCGAGTTGGAGGCGGCAGGCGTTCCTGTCCGTTTGTCGCTCAATCTGACTGCCGCGGATATGGTCGATACCGATCTGCCCGACATGATCGCCCAGCGTCTTGAAACCTGGCAGATTCCCGGCGACCGTTTCATGATCGAGTTGACCGAGTCGGCCATGATGGCCGATCAGATTCGTTGCCTGAGCGTCATGGAACGTCTTTCCGATCTGGGAATCGGCCTGGCGCTGGATGATTTCGGAACGGGCTATTCGTCGCTGAGTTATCTGGTCAACCTGCCCTTCAGGGAGATCAAGATCGACCGCTCGTTCATTACCGCCATGGCACGATCGCCGGACAGCCTGCGCGTTGTCCGGACCATCATCGACCTGACGCATGATCTCGACATGGTGCCGCTGGCCGAAGGTGTGGAAGACCCGGCGCAACTTGAGCAGTTGCGCAGCCTTGGCTGCGATCAGGTGCAGGGCTACCTGTACGCCAGGCCGATGCCCTTGGCCGAATTCATTCAGTGGATGCAGGCACGTCCGGCTTGA
- a CDS encoding HD-GYP domain-containing protein, producing MEIISVAELKIGMFFAEPDCAWTEFPFALQGFVLTTPQQIELIREKCRFVYVDRSRSLGEHYAEPKIAFDRALRPPLFARKPSDEEVPPRRRRFLDFLHHQETEHEGADLGRELIHIEPKFNDLQAALRTSFQNVLSEKRIDLSNIREGVRDMAGSLKRNPDALMWLLRLKRVDRYSFDHAMDVSVYLLLLGTHIGWQGNKLLQLGLAGMLQDVGKINLPPELLSKTDPLSEDEKMLVRSHVASSLEILGTQSEIPQEVILTIARHHERWDGSGYPRGLMLDQIGIEAEMAGLVDSFCAMLRNKPYRNALGHQEALEELYALRDHKFNPNLMEQFVQCVGLYPIGTLVELSNGEVGVVIQQNRVHRSRPRVLLMLDKHKNKVVGYQVIDLREPAHKALRVVRALPHDAYGIAEDDYYLG from the coding sequence ATGGAAATAATTTCGGTTGCCGAGCTGAAAATCGGCATGTTTTTCGCTGAGCCCGATTGCGCCTGGACGGAGTTCCCTTTTGCGTTGCAGGGCTTCGTCCTGACCACGCCGCAGCAAATCGAGCTGATTCGCGAAAAATGCCGTTTTGTCTATGTTGACCGCAGCCGTTCGCTGGGCGAGCACTATGCCGAGCCAAAAATTGCGTTTGATCGAGCTCTGCGTCCCCCGCTGTTTGCCCGGAAACCGTCGGACGAAGAAGTTCCTCCCCGGCGTCGCCGCTTTCTCGATTTTCTGCATCATCAGGAAACCGAGCATGAAGGGGCCGATCTCGGACGCGAACTGATTCACATCGAGCCGAAATTCAACGATCTGCAGGCCGCCCTGCGAACTTCTTTCCAGAATGTCCTGAGTGAAAAACGAATCGACCTGAGCAATATTCGCGAGGGGGTTCGTGACATGGCGGGCAGCCTCAAGCGCAATCCGGACGCATTGATGTGGTTGCTGCGCCTGAAGCGCGTTGATCGCTACAGTTTCGATCATGCGATGGATGTCTCGGTTTACCTGCTGCTGCTAGGGACGCATATCGGGTGGCAAGGCAACAAACTGCTGCAACTGGGTTTGGCCGGAATGTTGCAGGATGTCGGCAAGATTAATTTGCCCCCTGAGTTGCTGAGCAAAACCGATCCGCTGTCCGAAGATGAAAAGATGCTGGTGCGCTCGCACGTGGCGAGCTCACTGGAAATTCTCGGTACCCAGAGCGAGATCCCGCAGGAGGTCATCCTGACCATTGCCCGGCATCACGAACGTTGGGATGGCAGCGGTTATCCGCGTGGCCTGATGCTTGACCAGATCGGCATCGAGGCCGAGATGGCCGGGTTGGTCGACTCATTCTGTGCGATGTTGCGCAACAAGCCTTATCGCAATGCCTTGGGGCATCAGGAAGCTCTCGAAGAGCTGTATGCCTTGCGCGACCACAAGTTCAACCCGAATCTGATGGAGCAGTTCGTCCAGTGCGTCGGCTTGTACCCGATTGGTACGCTGGTCGAGTTGAGCAATGGCGAAGTCGGCGTCGTCATCCAGCAGAATCGTGTTCATCGCTCGCGTCCTCGTGTCCTGCTGATGCTCGACAAGCACAAGAACAAGGTGGTCGGTTACCAGGTGATCGACCTGCGCGAGCCGGCGCACAAGGCTTTGCGTGTCGTACGGGCCTTGCCGCACGATGCCTACGGAATCGCCGAAGATGACTACTACCTCGGCTAA
- a CDS encoding type III pantothenate kinase, producing MILCLDSGNTRLKWGLHEGPNWLAQGAVAHADVAGLTALTTQWPRPEMILLANVAGDLAAERIRTALGPWSALVREVKSSRNACGITNLYQIPERLGVDRWCALIGARQLSAGACVVVMAGTATTIDTLDAEGRFLGGLILPGIDLMRRSLARDTAALPLADGVYASYPQCTEDAIVSGAIEAQLGAIERACRRLPAGQGNCLLSGGNAALLANGLVIPFIQADNLPLEGLKTIALGMRVPT from the coding sequence ATGATCCTGTGTCTCGATAGCGGTAATACGCGCCTCAAGTGGGGGCTGCATGAAGGGCCGAACTGGTTGGCCCAGGGCGCTGTCGCGCATGCCGATGTTGCCGGACTGACGGCGCTGACGACGCAATGGCCAAGGCCTGAAATGATTCTTCTGGCCAACGTGGCCGGAGATCTGGCGGCAGAACGGATTCGGACGGCGCTCGGTCCCTGGTCGGCATTGGTCCGGGAAGTCAAATCCAGCCGAAATGCCTGCGGCATTACAAATCTTTACCAAATACCAGAACGCCTCGGCGTCGATCGCTGGTGCGCCCTGATCGGCGCCCGCCAATTGTCGGCCGGGGCCTGCGTAGTGGTCATGGCCGGGACGGCAACAACCATCGATACGCTGGATGCGGAGGGCCGTTTCCTGGGCGGCTTGATTCTGCCAGGGATCGATCTGATGCGCCGCTCGCTGGCGCGCGATACCGCGGCTTTGCCGTTGGCCGACGGGGTGTATGCCAGCTACCCGCAATGTACCGAGGATGCCATTGTTTCAGGGGCCATCGAGGCCCAGCTCGGTGCGATCGAGCGGGCCTGCCGGCGCTTGCCGGCCGGGCAGGGAAACTGCCTTCTTTCCGGCGGAAACGCCGCTCTGCTGGCGAATGGCCTTGTCATCCCCTTTATCCAGGCGGACAATCTCCCGCTTGAAGGTTTGAAAACCATAGCCCTGGGGATGAGGGTGCCAACATGA